The Acinetobacter lwoffii genomic sequence CTAAAAGTTGCCGAGCGTTTAAGGCATAACATTGAAAATATTGTGATCGATCTAGACAGCCAGCATCGTTTCAGTTTTAGCATTTCGATTGGTGCTGCCATTCTGGAAAGCTGTGAAACAGATTTAATGACCCTGATTAAACAGGCCGATATTGCCTTATATCAGGCTAAAGCCAATGGACGGAATCGGGTTGAAGCTTATGATCCAGATCTGGAGCAAAGTTTAGCTGGGGAGCTGCAAAACTGGCAGGTTAAACCGGCTTAAATTACCCGTTAAAAATTATCTTCATCAAAACGATCTTGGTCGATTTTATAGATATGAAAACTACGTTCTATTTGTACACCTAAACCAAATTCAATCATTAAAGACGTCAGCTTATCGCCATCAATTAAAACAATACCGGATTTTCTTGCCGACTCAATGGCCTCTTTACTGAAACTTGACGTAGTAATGAATACACCCTTCTTAGCAACTTGATCGGCCAAAGCACCTTTAAACTGTTGAATGTCGGGACGACCAACAGTATCTTTCCAACGTTTCGCTTGGATGTAAATTTTATCTAGCCCTAATCGATCTTCACTAATTACACCATCAATTCCACCATCGTTGGTTTTACCAATCGCTTGAGCTGCATCTTGATGTGAACCGCCGTAGCCCATTGCCACCAGAAGATCGACAACCAGTCTTTCAAAAAATGAAGGAGATTTATCTTTTACCATCTGAAGCAAATCACTTTTCAAATCAGATTTTAATAATTCCGTTGTGTTCTGGATTGTTTCTTCTGGAGTCTGAGTTTCTTGGTAACTATTTAGGCTTTCAATAACTTGTAGATTCCCGATCCCAAACTCATCTTTATTTTTCTTTCCTAATTTAAAATCTGAAAATCCGTTGAACTGTGCTAAATATTCATTTGTTATAGCATCTAAACTTTTTAAATCAACCTGTCTACCCAAGCTACTAATCTCACAATATGCTCTCTTCGGTTGTTGAACTAAGCCCGCCTTAACTAAGTAGGTCTTTGCCCATGCCACTCTATCTTTAAATATATTTTTCCCGCTCGGAAGAATTTTATTTAAATCCTCTTCGTGTAAATTGGAACGTTCAGCTAGGATATTCGCAGCATCCGAAATTTTTATTGGCTCATTTAATTCTGATAATAATTTCATTAAAGGCAGCATTAATTGATCATAAGTAGGTAAAGGCATTTTTTAGCTTTTAAAGGTTTATTTTTATTCAGTATAAATCAAAAAAAGAGCGCCGAAGCGCTCTTTTTTATTAGGTTATATCTGATAAACCAGATACTGCCACGCGCATAGCGCTTGGCGTAATTTAGGCGGACAGCAGTGCTGTCCGAAACCCCTAAATTACTCCCATTCAATTGTTGCTGGTGGTTTAGACGATACGTCATACACAACACGAGAAACTTCAGCAATTTCATTCATGATACGGGTCGAGATCTTATCGACTAAATCATAAGGAAGATGCGCGAAACGAGCCGTCATAAAGTCCACGGTTTCTACCGCACGCAGTGCAATCACCCATGCATAACGACGGCCATCACCGACTACACCCACCGATTTTACTGGCTGGAATACTGCAAATGCTTGAGCAGTCTTGTCATACCAGCCGCTGGCACGCAGTTCTTGCATGAAGATGTCATCTGCAAGACGTAAAATGTCTGCATATTCTTTTTTCACTTCACCCAAGATACGCACACCTAGACCTGGGCCTGGGAATGGATGACGATAGATCATGCTGTGTGGCAAGCCTAAAGTCGTACCCAATTTACGTACTTCATCTTTAAACAAGTCACGTAATGGTTCAACCAGTTCAAATGCTAGGTCTGCTGGTAAGCCGCCCACATTATGGTGTGATTTAATCACATGCGCCTTACCCTGCTTGCTTGCAGCAGATTCAATTACGTCCGGATAAATCGTACCTTGTGCAAGGAATTTTACGCCATCTAATTTACGTGCTTCTTCAGCGAAGACAGCAATAAATTCACGGCCAATAATTTTACGTTTTGCTTCAGGATCAACTTCACCTGCAAGCGCAGTCAAGAAACGCTCTTCAGCATCAGCACGAATCACGCGGATACCCATGTTGTCAGCAAACATTTGCATCACTTGATCGCCTTCGTTCAAACGAAGCAGACCATTGTCTACAAATACACAGGTCAGCTGATCACCGATCGCTTTATGCAACAGCGCTGCCACTACAGATGAATCCACACCACCAGAAAGTCCTAGTAATACTTTTTCATCACCAATCTGTTGGCGAAGCTGTTCTACACGTAGATCAATAATGTGTTCTGGCGTCCACAGACCGCGACAGCCACAAATTTGATGAACGAAGTTCGACAGTAATTCTGCACCTTTAGAAGTATGTGTCACTTCAGGATGGAACTGAATACCATAGAAACGGCGAGTTTCGTCAGAAACCATCGCAATTGGACAGCTTGGCGTCTGTGCAGTGATTTGGAAGCCTTCTGGAATACGGGCAACTTTATCGCCATGGCTCATCCAGACATGCAGCTGGTTTTCACGGTCCTGTAAATTACCGATCAGCTTGTCACGTACAACAATATCTACTTCTGCATAGCCAAACTCATGCACAGTACCTGGCTCAACTTTACCGCCAAGTTGTTCGCACATGGTTTGCAGACCATAACAAATACCCAATACCGGCACACCCAGCTCGAATACCACTTGTGGCGCACGCGGGCTGCCTTCAAGGTGAACGCTCTCAGGTCCACCAGACAAGATGATACCGTTTGGATTAAATGCACGAATGTCTTCTTCAGACATATCATAGGCATACATTTCAGAATATACACCAGCTTCACGGACACGACGTGCGATGAGCTGACTATATTGAGAACCGAAATCCAGAATCAGGATACGATCTTCAGTAATTTGAGTATTGGTAGTCATGACGAACAACTATGAAAGGCAAACGAAAGATAAGCGCCGTATTCTAACATTTTTCAGCGCATTAAGCACACAATTCGCATGAGGTATGCATTTAGTTGATTGCATTATATTTCTAGCAGAATAAAGCATCCCTTTGGATGCCTTGATTGGTCTGTCATTTTTATATTTTTAAGCCCAAGATTTAATTCAATTAAGCCTGTTTTTATAAAAATCCGAAGATAATATGTAAGAGAAATTTTTGCTTAATTGAAGATGGATGAAGCCTTAATTATTTTACTTTCTGGTACTGACTTTCATGCCCCGGGCTGTTAGGATTTGACCACACTTTTGCTTGTACTGGGCTCATGGAACTGATTGATTTTATCTTGCATGTTGATGATCACTTGCTTGAATTTATCACTAATTACGGGATCTGGATTTATGCCATTCTTTTCCTGATTATCTTTGTAGAAACAGGTCTGGTGGTCATGCCGTTCCTGCCTGGCGACAGCTTGCTATTTGCAGCAGGTGCACTGGCAGCCTCTACTGGTGCAATGGATCCATGGGTGCTGATTCCACTCTTGTTTGTTGCGGCAGTTCTGGGTGACACCCTGAATTATCATATTGGTAAATATATTGGTCCTCGGGTTTTCGAGATCGAATCGCGCTTCATCAATAAAAAACACTTATTGGCGACCCAGCAATTCTTTGCCAGACATGGTGGTAAGACCATTATTTTTGCGCGTTTTGTTCCTTTTGCCCGTACCTTTGCACCCTTCGTTGCCGGTGCTGGCAGCATGAATTACAAATATTTCCTGACCTATAATGTAGTAGGTGCATTTGCCTGGATTAGCTCATTTGTCATTTTGGGCTATATGTTTGGCAATATGCCGATCGTCAAAGACAACTTCACCTATCTAATTTTTGGCATCATTATTTTAAGTGTATTGCCAGGTGTGATTGGCTTTATTCAACAAAAGCTCAAAAAAAGTAAAACAGCTTAAGAACTTTTTACATTAAGATTCTTTTACAGCCTGTGCGTTTAATCCCAGAGCTTGATCAAGAGTGGGATGAGACAAAGCAGGACAAATAGAGCCGCGCCTTTATAAATGAGGCCGGCTTTTATTTTTTCAGATGGACTGGTCAATATGGCCTGACCAAAGACCATCCAGAATATCCCGACCGGAACGGTACTCAAGCTAAAGGCAGCAAAAACCAGAACGAAGTTGGTCGGGCTTTGCCAGGTTTCCATCGGTAAAATTCCAGAGGCCAACAATGCTGCTTTAGGATTTTTTAGGGTAGTTGTAAACATTTGCCAGGGGCGAATCTGCGGATGGTTCTTGCTGTAGCGTTCTAACTGCTGGGCCTTATATAAATGCAAGGTCATCCAGCCCACACAGATGGTACTCAGCACATAGACCAAGCCTTTAAAATTTGGCCAGATCGGTGACGCCAGATGAATCACCAAGGCCCATACATTAATTGCATAAAAATAGCCGAGCAAAATGGCAGGAAGATAGAGACTGGTTTTGGCCTGCCCCTGCTGATGAGCAGAACTAGCCACCAAGGCATTGGCGGGCCCTGGAACCATCAGTACAGCAATGAGTCCTAAAACAAATAACCAATTTTCAATCATCGCAATGAACTTTTCCGGGCCAAGGTTGTAGCTTAATCAATATGAGAGTGTGATAACAAGCTTATAAATTTCAGATTTATATACAGTCTGGTCAATTTCCCGTGAGTTTTATCTTAATGTAAACCGCCCTATTCTTGGTGAAAGCAATAAAAAAATGCCGACCCGAAGTCAGCATTCATCCGTTTAATGTTGAATGATTTATTTAGGCGTCGCCTGCCGAACAATGATCGGACAGTTCTTATAACGCGCGGCCTGTACAATCGCTTCCTGCTCGCCTAAAAGCCGTGCCAGTTCGGTTCTTTTGGTATCGGATGATTGTCCCATATTGACTGAAACACTCGGGCCAATACCCCAGCCACCGCGACTGCCCCAGCCACCGCCAAGACCAACGCCCACACCGACGCCTGTACGTTTCGGTGGCTCAACGCCATTGTCGATATACTGCTGAATACGGTTATATTCACCCTGTAGTTGCGAACAACCCAAAGTCTGATACAGGGTTGGCGACACATAAGTCGGTTTTACCGGCGTTGCACAGGCACTCAGTAATGCAAGTGCAGCAATACTCAGGCTTATTTTCACAAGTTTCATAGCTAACTCGATCTTAATTCTGCTCTATCTCATTGAACAACGATTGATAGGCCTGAGTCAATTTATGATCAGTAGCCAAATGAATCAAAGGCTGATTTTTCTGATGAGATTCTTTCATCAAGATCGACGGCGGCAACATACTGTCAAGCACCGGTAAGCCTTCATCTTTGAGCTGCTGTACCACTTCACGCGGCAATTTGGCCTGTGCCTGAAACTGGTTCACCACAATCCCTTCAATTTCCAGACCTTCATTATGGTCATCCTGGGTTTCAATGACATTTTCAATCAGGGTCTGTAAGGCACGTTTAGAAAATACATCACAGTCAAATGGAATCAGCACGCGGTTTGCCGCAATGAGTGCAGAAAGGGTAAAGAAATTAAACGCAGGTGGTGTATCAATAAACACCCGATCATAATGTCCCGATAGCTGTTGCAAGGCATCTCTTAACTTGTAGATCTTGTGCTTGGACTCCAGTGCATGGGCCAATGCACCCAGCGTTGGACTAGCCGGAATGACATCCAGATGTTTAAAAGAGGATTGATGCACATAACTTTCCAAGCCTTTGCTACGACTTTTTAAAATCGAGCCAATCGCATTGCCGAGTAGGCCCTTGCTTTGCTGATTACCGAGTACATCTTCAAAATAGTTTTCTATATTTGGTTCGAGTGCCGGCTTGTCACTAGAATACGTCGCATCATCGCCCAGCACATACTGGCTAGAGTTGGCCTGCGGATCCAAGTCAATCAATAAGGTTTTTAAGCCCTGATGTGCACTGATTGCTGCCAGATTGACAGTAATACTCGACTTGCCTACCCCACCCTTTTGATTAAATACCACACGTGTACGCATGTCCCCTCCTCACATTTTTAATTACTTTTACCACATTTGTATTTTTTAATTATTTGCATGGACTGGCTGTGCTGATCATCACAGCCAGCTTGCTTTTAGCCAAAATTCGGCTTGATCATTACCAAAGCCAGAATAGACACCAACGAAACTACAGCAATAACTAAGCCAGCCCGACGCTGCGATAGCAAGATAGAATCATCTTTTTTATAGGCTTTGCCTAACGAGGACACCAGTACCAAAAATAAAATGACTTTGGCATAAAACCAAGGCTGTACATCAAAGTCTTTGAGGACGAGCGACACAATGCCGGTCAGTGCAATCACCGTGATAGCTAAATGCTGTAAAGCGACTAGCGCTATACGTGCCACCGGATTAGGTAAATTCCCTTGTGTACCGACAAACAAGGTCAAGGCACGGGCAAAAATGGCGACAATGGCCAGTCCTGCTGCCGACATATGAATAATCTTGACTAAAAGTTGGGTTTCCATCATGTCCTCTTAGTTTTTAGGTGCATGTGCACAAGCCGGACTGGTGGTGTCCTGACCAGCCCATTCTTCAGGCAAAAATGCATGAATGGCCAGCGCATGAATTTTGTCTTTTGAAAGCAGATCACCTGCAGCAGCATAAACTTTCTGATGACGCTGGACTGGACGTAAACCGGCAAAAGCCTGACTCACAATCACGGTTTTAAAATGCGATTCTTTTCCCGGGAAATAACCGCCATGACCCGAAGATTCATTCACCACTTCCAAATAGGTTGGGGATAATTGCGCCAAACGGTCTTTCAGTTGTTGTTCTAAGCTCATGGCCTGACTCCGATCTGCAAAAATATAGTCTCAGTATACCTTGTTCTGTCGAGTATTTCGGTAATCTGTACAGGTGCAATCCGTTGATTGTGGCCAAGTTTCATTGATTTTTATATGAATATTGGTTATTTATTGGCTAGTCTACAGCATTTTGCTTTTATTTTATGCAATTGATGCAAGATTTTTAACAAAGGTGTTGACCACATTTTTGCATGCTGTATTATACACGGCATGCGGGAATAGCTCAGTTGGTAGAGCATAACCTTGCCAAGGTTGGGGTCGGGAGTTCGAGTCTCCTTTCCCGCTCAAAATTTTTTCATTTAGTTTTTTCATTTAAAAAACTTTATAGACTCCGCGGGAATAGCTCAGTTGGTAGAGCATAACCTTGCCAAGGTTGGGGTCGCGAGTTCGAGTCTCGTTTCCCGCTCCAAATTCAAAAAGCCCTGATCGAAAGATTGGGGCTTTTTCGTTGTTGATTTTAAATAACATTTTTTCTTTCAGTCTATAAAGCTATCAGCTTCAAAGTGAGTAAAAAGTTAAGTTAGATCAGTTAAGAGTGGGCTTACGTGACCAAAAGTGACCAAAACGTGCCCTATCAATGTCAACTATAGATCAACATGTTTAAGTTTTTGCATGAATTCTACTCAATATGAACTGAGTAATTTTTAAAAAAACCTGAAGCACTCCCTTATGGCTTTCATTAAAGCTTTTTAATCTCTTATAAAAAATGGTGACCAAATTTGGTCACCAAAAATACTTAATAAAAACAATATACTAACTAGAAAATTATTAAATTATATGACGCTTTTTATTAGCAATAATTATTCATCTGGCTTGAACTTTAATAAATCACCAACGTCTACATTTAACAATACGCACAATTTTTCTAATGTTTCAAAATCAATACGAGTTGATTGACCATTATAAAGCTTATGTAAAGTCGTCTTACTCATTCCGGTTGCCCGAGCTACATCTGCCACTTTCATTCTTCGTTCCGCCAAAAGAACAGGCAAGTTACAAACTATCATTAATTACCACCATTGTGTAATAAAGTACTTGCATGATGTATTAAACGCATTTATTATTGCATTATGATCTTAAATAACACCATTGTGATACTTTATAAAAGGATACAAACATGAATCTTACTTATATTACTACAAAAGAATTGGCAGAACGAATCCATTATAACGAACGTACCATTCGTAATCAGTTAAAGGATAGCGTTCTAATCGAAGGTATTCATTACATCCGCCCTTTTGGTGGACGCAAAATTTTATATGTATGGGAGCGTATTGAAGAAGATATGACTAAAACCACTTTAGGCTCGCTACACAGCCTACAACTTCAATAAGGAGGATATTATTATGGCTGCCATCCGTACTAGATACGGTAAGTTATGTGTCGATTTTCGATACTTAAACATCCGTTGTCGTGAAACAACAGCTCTTGAAGACAATGCTCCGAATCGCAAAAAGCTTGAAAAAGTGATTGAGCGAATGGAAGCGGAAATCTTATTGGGTATTTTTGACTATGCTAAGTACTTTCCAAAAAGTTCTCGTTTGAAAGAAATCAAAAATGCAGAAAACAGAGTAAATGAAATCAGCTCTAAAACACCTCTATTTTCAAAGTTCTGTGAAATCTGGTTCACTGATAAAGAAATAGAGTGGCGTACAAGTTATAAGGAGAAAATTCAAATTGTAATCAAAAAGTACTTGATCCCTTTTTTTGGCGCAATTCCTGTTATTAATATTAAAAAGTCAGACATTCTTGGATTCCGTTCATCCCTCGCCAAAGTGACTCACGGAAAAAACCAAGAATGCCTTTCACCATCAAGAATCAACCAGATTATGATAGTGCTTCGTATGATACTCGATAGTGCTGCCGAACGATATGAATTTGATAGCCCTTATAAAAATATCAAGAACTTAAAGCAAGGAAAGATTGAAGTAACACCTTTTTCATTAAAGGAAGTACACGCAATCCTTGCCACAGTTCGTGATGATTTTAAGCCTTATTATACTGTTCGATTTTTCACAGGTATGCGCACCAGTGAGATCGATGGCTTGCAATGGAAAAATGTGGACTTACAACGTCGGGAAATCCACATTCGTGAAGCATTGGTGAATGGGGAGCTTGGTGGAACCAAAACTTATGGTTCTGACCGCACGATCCAGATGAGTGATCGGGTTTATCAGGCCTTTCTGCAACAAAAAAGCTTAAATTCTGGAAAATCAGAATTTGTATTTTGTAATCGCGATGGTGGGCCGCTTGATTATCGCCTGGTCAATAAGCGTGTCTGGCATCCCCTGCTACGCTATTTAGGGCTAAAACCTCGTCGTGCTTATCAAACACGTCATACTGCAGCTACGCTCTGGCTGTCGGCAGGCGAGAACCCAGAATGGATTGCACGCCAGCTGGGACATTCAACGACTGAAATGCTATTCCGGGTCTATAGCCGTTACATCCCTAATGTTACGCGCCGCGATGGTAGTGCTTTTGAAGCCATGCTGGAGAGACTGAATACAGAGAAGCTTGTCCATGAACAGTAAAGCTTTTTTTGGCGGCGTAGTCGTTAGCCCAGAAGCAGATATGGTCGCTCGTGAATTAATCCATGAGCTACACATTCCCAAACTGCACAATCTGGCCTTTTTGCTGGAAATCAATAAATGCTTCGATGATCACCAAGCATTAAGACTCTGGCTACAGCGAATGCTGGATGAAGGGCAAGCTCATTACGATGACTTGGCTCAACAGGCCCGTTTCCGGTTAATGAGCCTAGCTCACTAATAAAACAATCATAAAAGGTCATCAAATCGATGACCTTAGCCCCTCTATACCTATAAAAAGGTGAACACATGCATAAAGATATTTCAATTTGGATGCCACTCTATATTGGCGACCTACAGGCAAAATTTGCACGAATGACGGCAGAACAAATTGGTGCGGCACTGCTGTTAATGATGGATTTCTGGAAAAATGGTGCCATTCCTCACGACCTAGCGACTGTTTGTAGCATCACGAAATTACCGCAGCACACCAAGGCTAAAACTTTGTTAAATACGCTGATGGCCCTAGAATTGTTTGAAGTCGAGTCTGAGCAGATTCATTCAAATTTCTTAAGCAGTTTAAAAAGCCAAGCATTGCAAAATCAGCAAATGAAATCTGATAAAGCTAAAAATGCAGCTCAAGTACGTTGGGGGAAATCCGCAAGTAATGCTCAAGCATCAGCCAAGCAACGAAAAGTAAATGCTCAAGCAGCTCCTGAGAAGAACCCGAGTATTACTCAAGTCATGCTTGAACCATGCCCTTCATCTTCATCTTCATCTTCATCTTCATCTTCATCTTCAAATTTTGAAGAAAAAAATGAGGATTTTTTAGAAAATTCCAAATGGATTTAGGAGAGTGATCATGAATACCATGCTTAAAACGCTCCAGTTTCGCACAGAAACAACGGAAACACTTTGCCCTACCCATCATATACCCCTGATGGAAATCGCTGGTCACAAGCTATGTAAATTGTGTGCCAAAGAAACCGTCCATCACTCACATGCAGCCTATGCAGATGAGTTGCAACAGCGATTGCTACAACAGAAAATCAAAAACTCAGGGCTCAATAAACGCTACCTGGATCGTGGCTTCAAGAATTATGTAGTTGCATGTCCTGCACAAGACAATGCCATCAAACTATGTCAGGCTTTTGCACAGCAGATTATTTCTGACCATTATCCAAACCTACTGCTCATTGGTACACCGGGTACAGGAAAGACTCATCTGAGTGCGTCAATCATTCGCAACATTCTGCATAACAGTACAAAATCTGCACGCTACTATACCAGCGCAGAAATTGCTCAAAAAATGATGGATACCTGGTCAGATGCTTCACGCTCTGAGAAAGAAGTCATCGACCATTTCTCCAGTTTTGATTTATTGGTGATTGATGAATATGGC encodes the following:
- a CDS encoding restriction endonuclease; the protein is MPLPTYDQLMLPLMKLLSELNEPIKISDAANILAERSNLHEEDLNKILPSGKNIFKDRVAWAKTYLVKAGLVQQPKRAYCEISSLGRQVDLKSLDAITNEYLAQFNGFSDFKLGKKNKDEFGIGNLQVIESLNSYQETQTPEETIQNTTELLKSDLKSDLLQMVKDKSPSFFERLVVDLLVAMGYGGSHQDAAQAIGKTNDGGIDGVISEDRLGLDKIYIQAKRWKDTVGRPDIQQFKGALADQVAKKGVFITTSSFSKEAIESARKSGIVLIDGDKLTSLMIEFGLGVQIERSFHIYKIDQDRFDEDNF
- the guaA gene encoding glutamine-hydrolyzing GMP synthase, with the translated sequence MTTNTQITEDRILILDFGSQYSQLIARRVREAGVYSEMYAYDMSEEDIRAFNPNGIILSGGPESVHLEGSPRAPQVVFELGVPVLGICYGLQTMCEQLGGKVEPGTVHEFGYAEVDIVVRDKLIGNLQDRENQLHVWMSHGDKVARIPEGFQITAQTPSCPIAMVSDETRRFYGIQFHPEVTHTSKGAELLSNFVHQICGCRGLWTPEHIIDLRVEQLRQQIGDEKVLLGLSGGVDSSVVAALLHKAIGDQLTCVFVDNGLLRLNEGDQVMQMFADNMGIRVIRADAEERFLTALAGEVDPEAKRKIIGREFIAVFAEEARKLDGVKFLAQGTIYPDVIESAASKQGKAHVIKSHHNVGGLPADLAFELVEPLRDLFKDEVRKLGTTLGLPHSMIYRHPFPGPGLGVRILGEVKKEYADILRLADDIFMQELRASGWYDKTAQAFAVFQPVKSVGVVGDGRRYAWVIALRAVETVDFMTARFAHLPYDLVDKISTRIMNEIAEVSRVVYDVSSKPPATIEWE
- a CDS encoding DedA family protein, encoding MELIDFILHVDDHLLEFITNYGIWIYAILFLIIFVETGLVVMPFLPGDSLLFAAGALAASTGAMDPWVLIPLLFVAAVLGDTLNYHIGKYIGPRVFEIESRFINKKHLLATQQFFARHGGKTIIFARFVPFARTFAPFVAGAGSMNYKYFLTYNVVGAFAWISSFVILGYMFGNMPIVKDNFTYLIFGIIILSVLPGVIGFIQQKLKKSKTA
- a CDS encoding ParA family protein, giving the protein MRTRVVFNQKGGVGKSSITVNLAAISAHQGLKTLLIDLDPQANSSQYVLGDDATYSSDKPALEPNIENYFEDVLGNQQSKGLLGNAIGSILKSRSKGLESYVHQSSFKHLDVIPASPTLGALAHALESKHKIYKLRDALQQLSGHYDRVFIDTPPAFNFFTLSALIAANRVLIPFDCDVFSKRALQTLIENVIETQDDHNEGLEIEGIVVNQFQAQAKLPREVVQQLKDEGLPVLDSMLPPSILMKESHQKNQPLIHLATDHKLTQAYQSLFNEIEQN
- a CDS encoding SirB2 family protein; its protein translation is METQLLVKIIHMSAAGLAIVAIFARALTLFVGTQGNLPNPVARIALVALQHLAITVIALTGIVSLVLKDFDVQPWFYAKVILFLVLVSSLGKAYKKDDSILLSQRRAGLVIAVVSLVSILALVMIKPNFG
- a CDS encoding BolA family protein, with protein sequence MSLEQQLKDRLAQLSPTYLEVVNESSGHGGYFPGKESHFKTVIVSQAFAGLRPVQRHQKVYAAAGDLLSKDKIHALAIHAFLPEEWAGQDTTSPACAHAPKN
- a CDS encoding helix-turn-helix domain-containing protein, which codes for MIVCNLPVLLAERRMKVADVARATGMSKTTLHKLYNGQSTRIDFETLEKLCVLLNVDVGDLLKFKPDE
- a CDS encoding site-specific integrase, with product MAAIRTRYGKLCVDFRYLNIRCRETTALEDNAPNRKKLEKVIERMEAEILLGIFDYAKYFPKSSRLKEIKNAENRVNEISSKTPLFSKFCEIWFTDKEIEWRTSYKEKIQIVIKKYLIPFFGAIPVINIKKSDILGFRSSLAKVTHGKNQECLSPSRINQIMIVLRMILDSAAERYEFDSPYKNIKNLKQGKIEVTPFSLKEVHAILATVRDDFKPYYTVRFFTGMRTSEIDGLQWKNVDLQRREIHIREALVNGELGGTKTYGSDRTIQMSDRVYQAFLQQKSLNSGKSEFVFCNRDGGPLDYRLVNKRVWHPLLRYLGLKPRRAYQTRHTAATLWLSAGENPEWIARQLGHSTTEMLFRVYSRYIPNVTRRDGSAFEAMLERLNTEKLVHEQ
- a CDS encoding DUF1376 domain-containing protein, giving the protein MHKDISIWMPLYIGDLQAKFARMTAEQIGAALLLMMDFWKNGAIPHDLATVCSITKLPQHTKAKTLLNTLMALELFEVESEQIHSNFLSSLKSQALQNQQMKSDKAKNAAQVRWGKSASNAQASAKQRKVNAQAAPEKNPSITQVMLEPCPSSSSSSSSSSSSSNFEEKNEDFLENSKWI
- a CDS encoding ATP-binding protein, whose translation is MNTMLKTLQFRTETTETLCPTHHIPLMEIAGHKLCKLCAKETVHHSHAAYADELQQRLLQQKIKNSGLNKRYLDRGFKNYVVACPAQDNAIKLCQAFAQQIISDHYPNLLLIGTPGTGKTHLSASIIRNILHNSTKSARYYTSAEIAQKMMDTWSDASRSEKEVIDHFSSFDLLVIDEYGLHDRHEKRLEMVHKVLYSRYDNMKSTLLISNFTVQNMQRDLGVRLWSRLHENNLIVVPCYWDDRRITG